The Paenibacillus sp. FSL R7-0345 DNA segment GGCAGCGGAGTAAAGCAGGCGTTCTAACATCAGATCCCACGTCAGATCTCACATGAAGGGTTGCGGATACTTTGATTAACAGCGGGCGATATACAACAACACTGGATTCAGGCTGGATGTTCCAGCCTGATCCGCAGAACCAGGGTGAACAACAGGGCTGGCAGGCGGGGGGCTTGCCTTCCCCGGTTCCTGTTTCCGTTCCTCATACCTGGAATGTGCAGGAGGGACTTGAGGAGTTCCGCGGTGCAGGCTGGTATGAACAGAATTTGGATCTTGCCGGTGGAAGGGCAGACAGCAGAGTCAGACTCTTTTTTGAAGGAGCCTATAGGGATACGGATATCTGGGTGAACGGTGCACTGGCCGGCAGTCACTATAATTCGGGATATACGTCGTTTGAGGCGGATATTACACCGTATATTCTGGCCGGAGGGAACAACAGACTGGTAATCAGAGTGGACAACCGGAACAGTGACACGGCGCTCCCTGTGAGCAACAGCTTTGACTGGGCCGATGACGGCGGGCTGATCCGGCCGGTAACGCTGGTGGTAACGGGCAGTACGGCGGTGGAGCACCTGCGGCTAGAGCCAAAGGTTAACTTCAACAATGACGGCCGCGGGCATACAGGCGGTACAATTTCTGCTCATATCAAGCTCTGTGAGCCTCCGGCTGCTGCTGTCCAGGCAGAGATTAAGGTATACCGGAATGAAGCTCCGGTCTGGCAGGGGACAGAGGAGATTATAGCCGGTGCTTTGACCTGGAGCTTTGCCGAAATAGGGCTGGCTGAAGTCGATTTGTGGCATTTTGATCATCCGCATCTGTATGAGCTTGAAGTTGTGCTGCGTACCGGAAGCGGAATTCAGGACCGGATTGTCCGTTCCTTTGGTTTCCGGGAGATCATGGTGCAGGGCCAGCAGCTGCTGCTTAACCGTGAACCGGTCCGGCTGATGGGCGTGGAGTGGATGCCAGGCTCGCACCCGGATGCCGGGATGGCCGAGAAGCTGGAAGATCTTAAGGCGATGCTGGTCAGGCTGAAAGAGGCTAACTGCATCATCACCCGCTTCCACTGGCAGCAGGGTAATGAACTGCTGGACTGGTGCGACCAGAGCGGTCTGCTGGTCCAGGAGGAGATTCCACACTGGCAGCAGCCGGCTGAACCGGGGAAGGACACCCGCCAGCTTGCTTTGAGCCAGGCCAAAGAGATGATTGCCAGCCACTCGCATCACCCTTGCATCTTCGCCTGGGGAATGGGCAACGAGCTGGACGGCCAATCAGCGTTAACGAACGAGTATATGGTGCAGCTTAAAAAGGAGTTTCTGCAGCTTGATTCAACCCGGTTGGTGAACTATGTAAGCAATACGCTGCAGCTCCAGCCGGCATCCGATGCTACGGGGGCGGGGGATATGCTGATGTGGAACGACTATATCGGCACCTGGCATGGTGATCTCGATGAAGAAGAGGTTATCCGGCAGATCATCGCTGATCATCCGGACAAGCCGCTTGTTGTAGCGGAAT contains these protein-coding regions:
- a CDS encoding sugar-binding domain-containing protein, with product MINSGRYTTTLDSGWMFQPDPQNQGEQQGWQAGGLPSPVPVSVPHTWNVQEGLEEFRGAGWYEQNLDLAGGRADSRVRLFFEGAYRDTDIWVNGALAGSHYNSGYTSFEADITPYILAGGNNRLVIRVDNRNSDTALPVSNSFDWADDGGLIRPVTLVVTGSTAVEHLRLEPKVNFNNDGRGHTGGTISAHIKLCEPPAAAVQAEIKVYRNEAPVWQGTEEIIAGALTWSFAEIGLAEVDLWHFDHPHLYELEVVLRTGSGIQDRIVRSFGFREIMVQGQQLLLNREPVRLMGVEWMPGSHPDAGMAEKLEDLKAMLVRLKEANCIITRFHWQQGNELLDWCDQSGLLVQEEIPHWQQPAEPGKDTRQLALSQAKEMIASHSHHPCIFAWGMGNELDGQSALTNEYMVQLKKEFLQLDSTRLVNYVSNTLQLQPASDATGAGDMLMWNDYIGTWHGDLDEEEVIRQIIADHPDKPLVVAEYGLCEPAFEGGDARRIEILRDKTAIYRRYPAFAALIYFSLNDYRTQMGEEGTGRLMQRVHGSLDLYNQTKPSYAALREESSPLKIDGEPVWKAGGLELTLECRNDIPSYSVRGYTLSVALPGGEVISQQLPDLVPGEVRTVHVDLPDGAGSASGTNDGAGSAGEAKENCARTATLSILRPTGFSVLELQL